A genomic segment from Pistricoccus aurantiacus encodes:
- a CDS encoding AMP-binding protein, protein MTTSPQDYRGYLDTFDIETVYARLDDAADGYLNAFEACCRRHVRADRGERVALVHEAPDGSVRELSYRELAEQSARLAGYFKAQGLKEGDRIAGMLPRTPELLITVLASWRMGAVYQPLFTAFGPDALEYRLSRASTRLIVIDSANRHKFDDLVDCPPILLVQKPDASADKTHPQDANWQDAIGAKPFEEAPPRQRRDAPFLQMFTSGTVGKPKGVAVPLSALPAFALYMELAIDLRDEDRFWNMADPGWAYGLYYAITGPLSLGATTYFCEAPFDAPGALDFLKRHRITNFAGAPTAYRVMKASGLFDDAAGTLALRVASSAGEPLNTEVVNWVDKALGCTVMDHYGQTETGMTCCNHHALEHPKHVGAMGLPLPGYRLAILDAAYRELPAGEPGVLAVDVARSPSFFFPGYTWQEKDPFMEGYYLTGDVVIQNEDGTYQFAGRDDDIITTSGYRVGPTDVENTVLTHPAVAESAAVGRPDELRGEVIVAYVVLRSGHTPSESLAEEIRQRVRERLSAHAYPRVVEFVTELPKTPSGKIQRFKLRAEAVAATTGE, encoded by the coding sequence ATGACAACATCGCCACAGGACTATCGGGGTTATTTGGACACCTTCGATATAGAAACCGTTTATGCGCGGCTGGACGATGCCGCGGACGGCTATCTCAATGCCTTTGAAGCTTGCTGCAGACGCCATGTACGCGCCGACCGGGGAGAGCGAGTCGCCCTGGTGCATGAAGCGCCGGATGGCAGCGTCAGGGAGTTGAGCTATCGAGAACTCGCCGAACAGAGCGCTCGGTTGGCGGGCTATTTCAAGGCGCAAGGGCTCAAGGAGGGAGATCGTATCGCCGGCATGCTGCCGCGTACGCCGGAGCTGCTGATTACCGTGCTGGCCAGCTGGCGCATGGGCGCGGTCTATCAACCGCTGTTTACCGCTTTCGGGCCGGATGCCCTGGAGTATCGCCTGAGTCGCGCGAGCACTCGTCTGATCGTCATCGACTCTGCCAATCGCCACAAGTTCGACGATCTCGTCGACTGTCCGCCAATCCTGTTGGTTCAGAAACCCGACGCAAGCGCTGATAAGACCCATCCCCAAGACGCGAACTGGCAGGATGCCATCGGTGCGAAGCCATTTGAAGAAGCGCCGCCGCGTCAACGGCGAGACGCGCCTTTCCTGCAGATGTTTACCTCCGGCACCGTGGGCAAGCCCAAGGGAGTGGCGGTACCGCTTTCCGCCCTGCCGGCCTTCGCGCTCTATATGGAGCTGGCTATCGATCTGCGAGACGAGGACCGCTTCTGGAACATGGCGGATCCGGGCTGGGCCTACGGGCTTTATTACGCCATCACCGGGCCGCTTTCACTCGGCGCGACCACCTATTTCTGCGAGGCGCCCTTTGATGCCCCGGGAGCGCTGGACTTCCTCAAGCGCCACCGCATCACCAATTTTGCCGGCGCGCCGACCGCCTATCGGGTGATGAAAGCCTCCGGACTTTTCGACGACGCGGCGGGCACCCTGGCGCTGCGGGTGGCCAGTTCCGCCGGGGAGCCCCTCAACACGGAAGTGGTCAACTGGGTGGACAAGGCGCTGGGCTGCACGGTGATGGACCATTACGGCCAGACGGAAACCGGGATGACCTGCTGCAACCATCATGCGCTGGAACATCCCAAGCATGTCGGCGCCATGGGCTTGCCGCTGCCGGGCTATCGGCTGGCGATCCTGGACGCGGCCTATCGAGAACTGCCTGCCGGGGAACCCGGCGTGCTGGCGGTGGACGTGGCTCGTTCGCCGAGCTTCTTCTTTCCCGGCTATACCTGGCAGGAGAAGGACCCCTTCATGGAAGGCTATTATCTGACGGGAGACGTGGTGATTCAGAACGAGGACGGCACTTACCAGTTCGCCGGGCGGGACGACGATATCATCACCACCTCCGGCTATCGGGTCGGTCCCACGGACGTGGAAAATACCGTGCTGACCCATCCGGCGGTGGCGGAATCCGCCGCGGTGGGGCGCCCGGACGAACTGCGTGGCGAGGTCATCGTCGCCTACGTCGTGCTACGCTCGGGTCATACACCTAGTGAATCCCTGGCGGAAGAGATTCGTCAGCGGGTGCGGGAACGCCTTTCCGCCCACGCCTATCCTAGAGTTGTTGAATTCGTCACGGAACTGCCCAAGACGCCCAGCGGCAAGATCCAACGCTTCAAGCTGCGCGCCGAGGCCGTCGCGGCGACAACCGGAGAATGA
- a CDS encoding PQQ-dependent sugar dehydrogenase has protein sequence MSFLQRFPSLCCLLGAPAVALAQGSSLDLEPVRVQGADQTLMAPAGATIEKLADLSEPRLISIGADDEMFIGSNAGTVYRLTPPYTEPQVLAEIGGYPHSVIRRGERLFVATTNALLSAPYQTGASLSTKDFQEVAPVPGGGGHSSRTLTVGPDERLYLSLGIQGNCSDQYIDESYDFADRRGGVMVLNEEGDSNSWQPYATGLRNPIGLAWHEGDLYAINNGPDHWGFEEPREVLVRTQRGSFHGMPWFQWVDGEFQRDDCISAEPPRPASDASEPVATLPARSAPMDLTFLAPNARLLPPSLGLSVDGVAAVHGSWATRPQGSAYGDPGSKREPRLVGIRLESPDKGDFIELVSGFQNDRGERWARPVGVAIGPDGALYFTSDSGDTGLYRLRFESN, from the coding sequence ATGTCGTTCCTTCAACGCTTTCCCAGCCTTTGCTGCCTGCTCGGCGCTCCCGCCGTCGCCCTGGCGCAAGGAAGCTCCCTCGATCTTGAACCCGTGCGGGTTCAGGGCGCCGACCAGACCCTGATGGCGCCCGCCGGCGCCACCATCGAAAAGCTGGCGGATCTTTCCGAGCCCCGACTGATCAGCATCGGCGCCGACGACGAGATGTTCATCGGCAGCAATGCCGGTACCGTCTATCGGCTCACGCCGCCCTATACCGAACCACAAGTGCTGGCGGAGATCGGCGGCTATCCCCACAGCGTCATCCGACGCGGCGAGCGGCTGTTCGTGGCCACCACGAACGCGCTGTTGAGCGCTCCCTATCAAACCGGCGCCTCCCTGAGCACCAAGGATTTCCAGGAAGTCGCGCCGGTTCCCGGCGGTGGCGGGCATAGCTCCCGCACCCTGACGGTGGGGCCGGATGAGCGGCTTTATCTGTCCCTGGGCATTCAGGGCAACTGTTCGGATCAGTACATTGATGAGAGCTACGACTTTGCCGATCGCAGGGGCGGCGTGATGGTGTTGAACGAAGAAGGCGACTCGAATTCTTGGCAGCCTTACGCCACGGGACTGCGCAACCCGATCGGTCTTGCCTGGCACGAAGGGGATCTGTACGCCATCAACAACGGCCCGGATCACTGGGGCTTCGAGGAGCCTCGCGAAGTTCTGGTGCGTACCCAGCGGGGCAGCTTTCACGGCATGCCCTGGTTTCAGTGGGTGGACGGGGAATTCCAACGGGACGACTGCATCTCCGCGGAGCCGCCTCGGCCGGCAAGCGACGCTTCCGAGCCGGTAGCTACCCTGCCCGCCCGCAGCGCGCCCATGGATCTGACGTTTCTTGCGCCGAACGCCCGCCTGTTGCCGCCTTCGCTTGGGCTATCCGTGGACGGCGTGGCGGCGGTGCACGGCAGCTGGGCAACCCGCCCTCAGGGTAGCGCCTATGGCGATCCCGGCTCGAAGCGCGAGCCGCGCCTGGTGGGTATCCGTCTTGAAAGCCCGGACAAAGGCGACTTCATCGAACTCGTCAGCGGTTTTCAGAACGACCGGGGAGAGCGCTGGGCCCGCCCGGTGGGCGTCGCTATCGGCCCGGACGGCGCGCTGTACTTCACCTCCGACAGCGGCGATACCGGGCTGTATCGGCTAAGGTTCGAATCAAATTAG
- a CDS encoding acyl-CoA dehydrogenase C-terminal domain-containing protein, producing the protein MPRYQAPLRDLRFVMDELLGYPTHYAGLEGGEDATPDLVNAVLEEGARFAQEVLLPLNQSGDQEGCRLEDGEVRTPIGFKEAYAQFVEGGWPGLAASPEYGGQGLPLSLGMVLSEMICSANLAWGMYPGLSHGVADALRQHGSEAQKATYLPKLVEGVWTGTMCLTEPHCGTDLGLIKTRAVSNDDDSYTLNGTKIFISAGEHDLAENIVHLVLAKLPDAPQGSKGISLFLVPKYLPDAQDNPGERNGVSCGALEHKMGIHGNATCVLNFDNAKGFLVGPPHKGLACMFTMMNEARIGVGIQGLGLMEASFQNALTYARDRLQMRALSGPKAPDKPADPIIVHPDVRRMLLTQKAFAEGGRMLVLHAAQLVDIVEAGQDAAAGERAENLLGLLTPIVKAFLTEVGFEVTNEGVQIFGGHGYIQEWGMEQLVRDARITRLYEGTTGVQALDLLGRKVLMSQGESLKVFTKEIHKFCQAEETNAELQEFIVPLARLNREWGELTMSIGMQAMQDREEVGAASLDYLMYSGYVTLAYFWARAAKRASESLGGSEEAFYQGKLATARFYYQRLLPRTQAHAAMIKAGARPLMGLAAEDFGLGFEV; encoded by the coding sequence ATGCCTCGATATCAAGCACCTCTGCGCGACCTGCGCTTCGTGATGGACGAACTGCTGGGTTATCCGACCCACTATGCCGGGCTCGAGGGCGGCGAGGATGCCACGCCGGACCTGGTCAACGCGGTGCTCGAGGAAGGCGCGCGTTTCGCTCAGGAAGTACTGCTGCCGCTGAATCAATCCGGGGACCAAGAGGGGTGTCGTCTGGAAGACGGCGAGGTGCGAACGCCGATCGGTTTCAAGGAGGCCTACGCCCAGTTCGTGGAAGGGGGCTGGCCGGGTTTGGCCGCCTCGCCGGAATACGGCGGTCAGGGACTGCCGCTTTCCCTGGGCATGGTGCTATCGGAAATGATCTGCTCTGCCAACCTGGCCTGGGGCATGTATCCCGGGCTTTCCCACGGGGTGGCGGACGCGCTGCGCCAGCACGGCAGCGAGGCGCAGAAGGCCACCTATCTGCCCAAGCTCGTTGAGGGCGTCTGGACCGGCACCATGTGCCTGACGGAGCCGCATTGCGGCACCGACCTGGGACTGATCAAGACCCGGGCGGTATCTAACGACGACGATAGCTATACGCTGAACGGCACCAAGATATTTATCTCCGCAGGCGAGCACGATCTGGCGGAAAATATCGTCCATCTGGTGCTCGCCAAGCTGCCGGACGCGCCGCAGGGTTCCAAGGGCATTTCCCTGTTTCTGGTTCCCAAATATTTGCCGGATGCCCAGGACAACCCCGGCGAGCGCAACGGCGTCAGCTGTGGCGCCCTGGAGCACAAGATGGGCATTCACGGCAATGCCACCTGCGTGCTCAACTTCGATAACGCCAAGGGCTTTCTGGTGGGGCCACCCCACAAGGGCCTGGCCTGCATGTTCACCATGATGAACGAGGCGCGCATCGGCGTCGGTATCCAGGGGCTGGGGCTGATGGAAGCGAGCTTCCAGAATGCTCTGACTTATGCCCGGGATCGTCTGCAGATGAGGGCGCTGTCCGGCCCAAAAGCGCCGGACAAGCCCGCAGACCCGATCATCGTGCACCCGGACGTGCGGCGCATGCTGCTAACGCAGAAGGCGTTCGCCGAAGGCGGCCGCATGCTGGTGCTGCATGCGGCCCAGTTGGTGGATATCGTCGAGGCGGGCCAGGATGCGGCGGCCGGGGAACGGGCGGAAAACCTGCTGGGCCTGTTGACTCCCATCGTCAAGGCATTCCTGACGGAGGTCGGTTTCGAGGTCACCAACGAGGGCGTTCAGATATTCGGCGGCCACGGCTATATTCAGGAATGGGGCATGGAGCAGCTGGTGCGGGATGCCCGTATCACCCGGCTCTACGAGGGTACCACCGGCGTGCAGGCGCTGGATCTGCTCGGCCGCAAGGTGCTGATGAGCCAAGGCGAAAGCCTCAAGGTCTTCACCAAGGAGATTCACAAGTTCTGTCAGGCGGAGGAAACCAACGCCGAACTTCAGGAATTCATCGTGCCTTTGGCCAGGCTCAATCGTGAGTGGGGCGAACTGACCATGAGCATCGGCATGCAGGCCATGCAGGACCGGGAAGAGGTCGGCGCCGCAAGCCTTGATTATCTGATGTATTCCGGCTACGTGACCTTGGCCTATTTCTGGGCAAGAGCCGCCAAACGGGCCAGCGAGTCTCTGGGCGGGTCGGAAGAGGCCTTCTATCAGGGCAAGCTGGCTACTGCCCGTTTCTATTACCAGCGCCTGCTGCCGCGTACTCAGGCCCATGCGGCCATGATCAAGGCTGGCGCCAGGCCTTTGATGGGGCTGGCGGCAGAGGATTTCGGCCTGGGCTTCGAGGTCTGA
- a CDS encoding tellurite resistance TerB family protein: protein MNAKGILEQLMKQAGGVQSGSQKSGGSSGFDPQQLLQGLASQLGGSKSGDASKSGGSGFDVKSLLGGGTLGMLMGSKRGRSMGGKAIKYGAIAGVGMLAWKAWQNYQADQPSPAKQSDVSLEENQQAAPSSEGRPLEQLDSDQAKEQRSLEILQAMIMAARADGHIDDAERAQLAEHIESMGADDELQAWVEEQFKAPLDAQALARQADSPQAAREIYLVSVAMIDEQNPMERAWLDQLAEALKLEPKMIKELEHQVHASEQA from the coding sequence ATGAATGCCAAGGGAATTCTCGAGCAGCTGATGAAGCAGGCGGGAGGCGTGCAGTCCGGTAGCCAAAAGAGCGGCGGCAGTAGCGGCTTCGATCCGCAGCAATTGCTGCAGGGCCTGGCGTCGCAGCTGGGGGGAAGTAAAAGCGGTGACGCAAGCAAAAGCGGCGGCAGCGGTTTCGATGTCAAGAGCCTGCTGGGCGGCGGCACGTTGGGCATGCTGATGGGATCCAAGCGCGGCCGCAGCATGGGCGGCAAGGCCATCAAGTATGGCGCCATCGCCGGGGTCGGCATGCTGGCCTGGAAGGCCTGGCAGAACTATCAGGCGGACCAGCCCTCTCCCGCCAAGCAGTCCGATGTATCGCTTGAAGAAAACCAGCAGGCTGCTCCTTCTTCGGAAGGCCGCCCCCTGGAGCAACTCGACAGCGACCAGGCCAAGGAACAGCGCAGCCTGGAAATCCTGCAGGCGATGATCATGGCGGCCCGGGCGGACGGCCATATCGACGACGCGGAACGCGCCCAGCTCGCCGAGCATATCGAATCCATGGGCGCGGATGACGAACTACAGGCCTGGGTGGAAGAGCAGTTCAAGGCACCGCTCGACGCCCAGGCGCTGGCCCGCCAGGCGGACTCACCGCAAGCGGCCCGGGAGATCTATCTGGTCAGCGTGGCAATGATCGACGAGCAGAATCCCATGGAGCGTGCCTGGTTGGACCAGCTGGCGGAAGCGCTCAAACTCGAGCCGAAGATGATCAAGGAACTGGAGCATCAGGTGCATGCCAGCGAGCAGGCCTAA
- a CDS encoding SDR family NAD(P)-dependent oxidoreductase — MQVKDKTFLITGAASGLGAATAQRLVAQGARVVLFDLSEQINELAEKLGGAVSACRGDVTRGEDVQTAVDQATEQGGLHGVVHCAGVVSVAKLLDREGQPADLEAFARTVNINLVGTFNVARLAAAAMAKNDPEEDGERGVIVTTASVAAFDGQVGQAAYSASKAGVAGMVLPLARELSRQGIRVMAIAPGVFETPMMSGIPEKAAAELSASVPFPKRLGKPAEFAQLAEQIITNVMLNGEVIRLDGGIRMQ, encoded by the coding sequence ATGCAAGTAAAAGACAAGACCTTTCTGATTACCGGCGCCGCCTCCGGCCTGGGCGCGGCCACCGCGCAACGGCTGGTGGCGCAGGGCGCCCGAGTGGTGCTGTTCGACCTGAGCGAGCAGATCAATGAGCTGGCGGAAAAACTCGGAGGCGCCGTCAGCGCCTGCCGCGGCGACGTGACTCGCGGCGAGGATGTGCAGACCGCGGTGGATCAGGCAACAGAGCAGGGCGGCCTGCACGGCGTGGTGCACTGCGCCGGGGTGGTCAGCGTCGCCAAGTTGCTCGACCGGGAAGGTCAGCCGGCGGATCTGGAGGCCTTCGCTCGCACCGTCAATATCAACCTGGTGGGTACCTTCAACGTGGCGCGACTGGCGGCGGCGGCCATGGCCAAAAACGACCCGGAAGAAGACGGCGAGCGCGGCGTGATCGTCACCACCGCTTCCGTGGCGGCCTTCGATGGCCAGGTGGGGCAGGCGGCGTACAGCGCCTCCAAGGCAGGGGTGGCGGGCATGGTGCTGCCGCTGGCTCGAGAGCTTTCCCGCCAAGGCATTCGCGTGATGGCCATTGCCCCAGGCGTCTTCGAGACCCCGATGATGAGCGGCATTCCGGAGAAAGCCGCTGCGGAGCTATCCGCCTCGGTGCCGTTTCCTAAACGCCTGGGCAAGCCCGCGGAATTCGCCCAGCTTGCGGAACAGATCATCACCAACGTGATGCTCAACGGCGAGGTCATCCGCCTGGATGGCGGTATTCGCATGCAGTGA
- a CDS encoding cell wall hydrolase → MKQRTRIRWLVALLLVVPLLASQALAVDQEKRAEVAKKKAEVLEQSIVAEGGDVSPDPSMTITKPGIQAVDPAGKAPLDNAITCMARSLYWETKGQNAATMEAVANVMMNRLSSDEFPDTICEVVKQGGEQGACQFSWWCDGRADEVKEEDSYLIVKEVTRKALNQQLEDRTDGALFFHQRSISPRWASAFLRTAEVGKLLFYKPQD, encoded by the coding sequence ATGAAGCAGCGAACAAGAATACGCTGGCTTGTGGCGCTGTTACTCGTGGTGCCGTTACTTGCAAGCCAGGCGTTGGCCGTCGATCAGGAAAAGAGAGCAGAAGTTGCCAAAAAGAAGGCGGAAGTGCTGGAGCAGAGCATCGTCGCCGAAGGAGGTGACGTCAGCCCCGATCCATCGATGACCATCACCAAGCCGGGTATTCAGGCGGTGGATCCGGCCGGCAAGGCGCCCTTGGATAACGCCATCACCTGCATGGCGCGAAGCCTCTACTGGGAAACCAAGGGACAGAACGCCGCCACCATGGAAGCGGTCGCCAATGTAATGATGAATCGGCTGAGCAGCGATGAATTCCCCGATACGATATGTGAGGTTGTCAAACAGGGCGGCGAGCAGGGCGCCTGCCAGTTTTCCTGGTGGTGCGACGGACGAGCGGACGAGGTGAAGGAAGAAGATAGCTACCTGATCGTCAAGGAAGTCACCCGCAAGGCGCTCAATCAGCAGCTCGAGGATCGAACCGACGGCGCCTTGTTCTTTCATCAGCGGTCGATATCTCCCCGCTGGGCTTCAGCGTTTCTAAGAACCGCCGAGGTCGGCAAGCTTCTGTTTTACAAGCCTCAGGATTAG
- a CDS encoding AraC family ligand binding domain-containing protein, translating into MKDSNTADIRFWRDDRLPFLEARGVEDGRRVCYDKHAHRTFSIGTITAGCSVYVNGNTRQEVSKGSVVIMNPEEVHACNPIGSERWSYRMFYVDAVWLGDLQQDLGASSRLEFQPFSTVASRDPLLYHGLNHLYATLIDHDSDELHRHSAAIGFFSTLQQRIGPAPIVSWRENRKVRRAADFISEHCTHALTLEMIADAAEISPSHLIRAFKRRHGMTPHAYLINRRVQYCQSRLRRGHAIAEVALEAGFAQQQGIAVDAMAAKLDAEGFVARRNPRRYASILGGWCSGIRFLMERTDFSKGTPSAIFFSGLPHEYSRDNLNNIKEKFMFKIIRIGCAFIGVIVGAGFASGQEILQYFTSFGYMGTAAAVVSTILFAFLGMSLTKIGSRLKSLSHKKTIYTISGLYLGFIVDVILVFTLFGVGVVMVAGAGSSLNQQFGLPVFVGSLLLAIFVILAMMLKVEKVIAIIGSITPFLLASIVGIAIYSILTMDMSFNELNPIAMEQEKSFPNWFISGVNYASFNIAVGAGMAIVMGGAEKDERTAALGGLVGGLGIGVLIMLAHFAIFSRVDVVAAYDLPLLSLVNEISPILGVIMSVILFGMIFNTGLGMFYGFVARFFEPGTRKFFFASIVTLAVGFIASFVGFTDLVAKVYSTIGYLGLFLILALLYAPIRLKKLGINKK; encoded by the coding sequence GTGAAAGACTCGAACACAGCGGATATTCGCTTCTGGCGGGATGACAGGCTGCCTTTTCTGGAGGCGCGTGGCGTGGAGGACGGACGCCGGGTGTGTTATGACAAGCACGCTCACAGGACCTTTTCCATCGGTACCATCACCGCCGGGTGTAGCGTCTATGTGAATGGAAACACCCGACAGGAGGTTTCGAAGGGGTCGGTGGTGATAATGAATCCCGAAGAAGTCCACGCCTGCAATCCCATCGGTAGCGAGCGCTGGTCATATCGCATGTTCTATGTGGATGCTGTCTGGCTCGGTGATCTGCAGCAGGACCTGGGAGCCAGCAGCCGTCTTGAGTTTCAGCCCTTCTCGACGGTGGCTAGCCGGGATCCATTGCTCTATCACGGCTTGAATCATCTTTATGCAACGCTTATCGATCACGACAGCGATGAGTTGCACAGGCACAGTGCCGCTATCGGCTTTTTCTCGACGCTGCAGCAGAGGATAGGTCCAGCTCCAATCGTTTCCTGGCGGGAAAACCGCAAGGTCCGCCGCGCCGCGGACTTTATTTCCGAGCACTGCACCCATGCCTTGACTCTCGAGATGATCGCCGACGCCGCGGAAATATCACCGTCTCATCTGATTCGTGCCTTCAAACGCCGCCATGGCATGACGCCTCATGCCTATCTGATCAACCGCCGCGTGCAGTATTGCCAGTCCCGACTCCGGCGCGGTCACGCCATCGCCGAGGTGGCGCTGGAGGCGGGTTTTGCGCAGCAACAAGGCATCGCTGTTGACGCGATGGCCGCCAAGCTCGACGCGGAGGGATTCGTTGCAAGACGGAATCCAAGGAGATACGCTTCCATTCTTGGCGGATGGTGCTCTGGAATCAGGTTCTTGATGGAACGCACTGATTTCTCAAAAGGAACACCATCCGCTATCTTTTTTTCAGGCCTGCCTCATGAATATTCCAGGGATAATTTAAATAATATAAAGGAGAAATTTATGTTTAAAATAATAAGGATCGGATGTGCCTTTATAGGTGTAATCGTTGGTGCTGGATTTGCCTCGGGGCAGGAGATACTACAGTACTTTACCAGCTTTGGTTATATGGGTACCGCCGCAGCCGTGGTATCGACGATTTTATTCGCGTTTCTGGGCATGAGCCTGACTAAAATTGGAAGTCGCTTGAAATCGCTGTCACATAAAAAAACCATCTACACCATCAGCGGACTTTATCTAGGATTTATTGTTGATGTAATCCTGGTATTTACATTGTTCGGGGTTGGAGTCGTGATGGTCGCAGGCGCTGGCTCGTCGCTAAACCAGCAGTTCGGTCTTCCAGTATTTGTCGGCAGCTTGCTTTTGGCCATATTTGTGATATTGGCAATGATGTTAAAGGTAGAAAAAGTAATCGCCATCATCGGAAGCATAACACCGTTTCTATTAGCTTCAATTGTAGGAATTGCCATCTATAGTATATTGACAATGGATATGAGCTTTAATGAGTTAAATCCGATTGCAATGGAGCAGGAGAAAAGCTTTCCAAATTGGTTTATCTCGGGCGTCAATTATGCATCGTTCAATATCGCGGTAGGAGCAGGCATGGCGATTGTAATGGGCGGCGCGGAGAAAGACGAACGTACTGCAGCCTTGGGAGGCCTGGTAGGTGGTCTGGGTATTGGTGTACTGATCATGCTTGCTCACTTTGCCATCTTCTCTCGAGTCGATGTCGTTGCAGCTTACGATCTACCGTTATTATCACTTGTCAATGAGATATCTCCCATCCTGGGTGTTATCATGTCGGTTATCCTCTTTGGAATGATCTTCAACACAGGGCTAGGAATGTTTTACGGGTTTGTAGCCCGCTTCTTTGAGCCAGGAACCAGAAAGTTCTTTTTCGCTTCAATTGTCACATTGGCAGTAGGATTTATTGCGAGCTTTGTCGGATTCACCGATCTGGTCGCAAAAGTCTATTCGACAATCGGTTATTTGGGTCTGTTTCTAATCTTGGCATTGCTCTATGCACCCATTAGATTGAAAAAACTAGGAATAAATAAAAAATAG
- the cobO gene encoding cob(I)yrinic acid a,c-diamide adenosyltransferase, with protein MSERDARHKTSMQKLKRHVDEKVAQAKEQRGQLLVFTGNGKGKTTAAWGTVTRALGYGYRVGVVQFIKGLWECGERERLIDDENLQVAIMATGFTWDTQNRESDTRACQEVWREAERMLADESVYLVVLDEITYMLKFGYLDIDTVKRALKNRPPEQTVIVTGRNAHRDLVAMADTVTEMQETKHGFNAGLQARRGIDY; from the coding sequence ATGAGCGAGCGCGACGCGCGCCACAAGACATCCATGCAGAAGCTGAAACGCCACGTGGATGAAAAGGTCGCCCAGGCCAAGGAGCAGCGCGGCCAGCTGCTGGTCTTCACCGGCAACGGCAAGGGCAAGACCACCGCAGCCTGGGGCACCGTGACTCGTGCCCTGGGCTACGGTTATCGCGTCGGCGTGGTGCAGTTCATCAAAGGGCTCTGGGAATGCGGCGAGCGGGAGCGCCTGATCGATGACGAGAACCTGCAGGTCGCGATCATGGCCACCGGCTTCACCTGGGACACCCAGAACCGGGAGAGCGACACCCGGGCCTGTCAGGAAGTCTGGCGGGAAGCGGAGCGCATGCTGGCGGACGAATCGGTCTACCTGGTAGTGCTCGACGAGATCACCTACATGCTCAAGTTCGGCTATCTGGATATCGATACCGTCAAGCGGGCGCTGAAAAATCGCCCCCCCGAGCAGACGGTCATCGTTACCGGGCGCAACGCCCATCGCGATCTGGTGGCCATGGCGGATACGGTCACCGAGATGCAGGAAACCAAGCACGGTTTCAATGCGGGTCTGCAGGCGCGCCGCGGCATCGATTACTGA
- a CDS encoding DUF808 domain-containing protein gives MAGASLLTLIDDIATLLDDVSVLTKVAAKKTAGVLGDDLALNAQQVTGVKASRELPVVWAVAKGSFLNKCFLVPGALLISAFIPWAVTLLLILGGAFLCFEGAEKLAHKFLHGKEDEKEHAEKVKALADPGVDPVALEKRKIKGAIRTDFILSAEIIAITLGTVAAAPLLQQVVVLSLVAIVVTVGVYGLVAGIVKLDDLGLYLNQKSGAFVQTVGRGLLVATPYLMRGLSIFGTIAMFLVGGGILTHGIPVIDHSMEEFVEYMVELPGADAIFQSLGSMLFNLTVGLIAGALLLLIVEGFQSLRHKTSSGD, from the coding sequence ATGGCCGGCGCCAGCTTGCTTACTCTGATAGACGATATTGCCACTCTGCTCGACGACGTTTCCGTGCTGACCAAGGTGGCGGCGAAGAAAACCGCCGGAGTGCTGGGGGACGATCTTGCTCTGAACGCCCAGCAGGTCACCGGGGTCAAGGCGTCCCGAGAGCTGCCGGTGGTCTGGGCGGTGGCCAAGGGGTCCTTTCTCAACAAATGCTTCCTGGTGCCTGGGGCGCTTTTGATCAGCGCCTTCATTCCTTGGGCGGTCACCTTGCTGCTGATACTGGGCGGCGCCTTTCTGTGTTTCGAGGGCGCCGAGAAACTGGCCCACAAGTTCCTGCACGGCAAGGAGGACGAGAAGGAACATGCCGAAAAGGTCAAGGCGCTGGCGGATCCAGGCGTGGATCCGGTGGCCCTTGAGAAGAGAAAGATCAAGGGGGCGATACGCACGGATTTCATCCTGTCCGCGGAAATCATCGCCATTACGCTGGGAACCGTGGCCGCCGCGCCGTTGCTGCAGCAGGTGGTAGTGCTCAGCCTGGTAGCCATTGTGGTAACCGTCGGCGTCTACGGACTGGTGGCAGGCATCGTCAAGCTGGATGATCTGGGGCTTTACCTGAACCAGAAAAGCGGCGCTTTCGTCCAGACAGTAGGCAGGGGTTTGTTGGTTGCCACCCCTTATCTGATGAGGGGACTGTCGATTTTCGGCACCATCGCCATGTTTCTGGTGGGCGGCGGCATCCTGACCCACGGTATTCCGGTCATCGATCACTCCATGGAAGAGTTCGTCGAATACATGGTGGAGCTGCCCGGCGCGGATGCCATTTTCCAATCCCTGGGCTCGATGCTGTTCAACCTGACGGTAGGCTTGATCGCCGGTGCGCTGCTGCTGCTGATCGTTGAAGGATTTCAGTCCCTGCGACACAAGACATCCTCCGGTGATTGA